From a region of the Maridesulfovibrio ferrireducens genome:
- a CDS encoding TRAP transporter large permease: MEVILLCTFLGLTFLGVPVAYSLGLSVSVILYQYLNIPQVMITQVMYSGIDSFSFMAVPFFMLAGAFMSAGGVTKRLVNFAQSLVGSFTGGLAQVVAVSGMFFAAISGSSAATTAAIGSTMVDEMEKKGYSRELATGIVAAGGTVGIVIPPSITLVVFGVIAGISIGDLFVGGLVPGLFMGATMCIVSYFIAKKQGIPAEGSFSIMNVLRSFKESFWALMTPVIIIGGIYGGIFTPTEAAAVAAVYGIFVGFFIYKELTIKQFPRIIFQAVMGTTMIMFIVGAAKVFGWMLTNLEIPHQIGAYIVSLTSSPIVFLLLMNVLLLFIGTLINASAAIVILTPIFLPVAITLGIDPLFFGVLMVVNLAIGCITPPVGLDLFVASAITKVPLEKVIKASAPYLIALLTSLLVMTLCPAIITFLPNLLR, from the coding sequence ATGGAAGTAATTTTATTATGTACCTTTTTAGGTTTGACTTTTCTTGGGGTTCCAGTTGCTTACTCACTCGGACTTTCCGTTTCAGTAATTCTTTATCAATATCTTAATATTCCACAGGTCATGATCACTCAGGTCATGTATTCGGGAATTGATTCTTTTTCCTTTATGGCAGTTCCTTTCTTCATGCTTGCAGGGGCATTCATGTCTGCCGGAGGCGTAACTAAAAGACTGGTCAACTTTGCACAGTCACTGGTTGGTTCCTTCACAGGCGGCCTTGCTCAGGTTGTTGCCGTTTCAGGTATGTTCTTTGCGGCTATTTCAGGTTCCTCCGCAGCCACAACTGCGGCAATCGGCTCAACAATGGTCGATGAAATGGAAAAGAAAGGATATAGTCGTGAACTGGCAACAGGGATTGTTGCAGCGGGTGGAACGGTAGGAATTGTCATCCCGCCTTCCATCACATTGGTTGTTTTCGGTGTTATTGCCGGGATTTCAATCGGCGATCTTTTTGTCGGAGGCTTAGTTCCCGGACTTTTCATGGGTGCAACCATGTGTATAGTCAGTTACTTTATTGCTAAGAAACAAGGCATTCCTGCGGAAGGATCTTTTTCCATAATGAATGTTTTGAGATCCTTTAAAGAGTCCTTTTGGGCACTTATGACACCGGTAATTATTATCGGTGGTATTTATGGCGGGATTTTTACTCCTACAGAAGCTGCCGCGGTAGCCGCTGTCTACGGAATCTTTGTCGGTTTCTTTATTTATAAAGAACTGACTATCAAACAATTTCCGAGGATTATCTTTCAAGCTGTAATGGGAACCACAATGATCATGTTCATTGTCGGAGCCGCAAAGGTTTTCGGTTGGATGCTTACCAATCTGGAAATTCCTCATCAGATCGGTGCATATATTGTTTCCCTGACAAGTTCTCCGATCGTATTCCTTTTATTAATGAACGTGTTACTGCTGTTTATCGGAACACTCATCAATGCTTCGGCTGCGATTGTTATTCTTACTCCGATTTTCCTGCCGGTAGCAATTACGCTGGGAATTGATCCATTGTTTTTCGGTGTGTTGATGGTCGTCAACCTCGCAATTGGATGTATTACCCCTCCGGTAGGGCTGGATCTCTTTGTCGCTAGTGCGATAACAAAGGTTCCGCTGGAAAAAGTAATCAAGGCCTCAGCTCCATACCTCATTGCTTTGCTCACATCTTTGCTTGTGATGACGCTTTGTCCCGCAATCATCACTTTCCTCCCTAATCTATTAAGATAG
- a CDS encoding TRAP transporter small permease → MDKLFDKLRFVLYWISVSSMTLMLGLIFFQVVSRYFFGHTFEWSEELARFLFVWVVFLGSALIMGESGHLAVQILPNKFKGTGIGVVIEILINLCSYAFTLLLLIQGAKMTSVMTFQIAPGLGISMSVVYSIIPISASLMMLYLFKDTVRIVKEISARKN, encoded by the coding sequence ATGGATAAATTATTTGATAAATTACGCTTTGTTCTTTACTGGATTTCCGTATCATCGATGACTCTAATGCTCGGGCTGATCTTTTTTCAGGTCGTCTCCCGTTACTTTTTCGGGCACACATTTGAATGGTCGGAGGAATTGGCGAGATTCCTGTTCGTATGGGTTGTCTTCTTAGGTTCCGCTCTCATTATGGGCGAAAGCGGGCATCTGGCAGTACAAATTCTGCCTAATAAATTTAAGGGCACAGGCATAGGCGTTGTTATTGAGATTCTTATAAATCTTTGCAGTTACGCATTCACATTGCTTCTCCTTATTCAAGGGGCGAAAATGACCTCCGTAATGACATTCCAGATAGCACCGGGTCTCGGAATTTCAATGAGTGTAGTTTATTCAATCATCCCCATCAGTGCCTCACTTATGATGCTCTACCTGTTTAAAGATACAGTGCGAATTGTCAAAGAAATCTCAGCACGTAAAAACTAG
- a CDS encoding DctP family TRAP transporter solute-binding subunit: MKRLIIIMSVALLVVTMAVPAFAGKVVLKLGHIAEPVHPYGQGAEKFAELVKEKSGGEIVVKVFPSSQLGGQKDLIEGLIYGTIDMALVGTAVLGQFQPQISLFDMPFLFQDREHTYKSLDTVGMDLGKPLEPKGIKLLGYMENGVRHLTNNVREVKTPADMADLKIRVMTNKIYIEMMKSLGASPTPMAFGELYSAMQQGTVDGQENPSAHIWTKRFFEVQKYASKTAHSYAPEPLVMSMISWGRLDGKQRQILMEAAKEAIDWQRALSTQKDDEYWKLIEATGKIKVIEVDRTLFAKATRPVYEKFASVVGQDNIDKVNALKK, translated from the coding sequence ATGAAACGTTTAATCATCATCATGTCTGTTGCTCTTTTAGTAGTAACAATGGCAGTCCCCGCATTCGCCGGAAAAGTAGTACTAAAACTTGGTCACATTGCTGAACCTGTTCATCCTTACGGACAGGGAGCTGAAAAATTTGCTGAGCTGGTTAAAGAAAAATCAGGCGGCGAAATTGTTGTTAAAGTATTCCCCTCCTCACAGCTCGGTGGACAGAAAGACCTTATTGAAGGTCTGATCTACGGAACCATTGATATGGCTCTGGTCGGAACTGCCGTTTTAGGACAGTTCCAGCCGCAGATTTCCCTTTTCGATATGCCTTTCCTCTTTCAGGACAGAGAGCATACTTACAAATCTCTTGATACCGTAGGTATGGATCTTGGTAAGCCTCTTGAACCAAAAGGTATCAAACTTCTCGGTTACATGGAAAATGGCGTTCGCCACCTTACCAATAATGTTCGTGAAGTAAAAACTCCTGCCGATATGGCTGATCTTAAGATCAGAGTAATGACCAATAAAATTTACATCGAAATGATGAAGTCACTCGGTGCTTCTCCTACCCCTATGGCTTTCGGTGAGCTCTATTCTGCAATGCAGCAGGGAACTGTTGACGGTCAGGAAAACCCAAGCGCTCACATCTGGACCAAACGTTTTTTTGAAGTTCAGAAATATGCTTCAAAAACAGCTCACTCCTACGCACCGGAACCTCTCGTAATGTCTATGATCAGTTGGGGAAGACTTGACGGAAAACAGCGTCAGATTCTCATGGAAGCAGCGAAAGAAGCCATTGACTGGCAGCGCGCACTTTCAACACAGAAAGACGATGAATACTGGAAGCTTATCGAAGCAACCGGAAAGATCAAAGTTATTGAAGTTGACCGTACTCTTTTTGCGAAAGCTACCAGGCCTGTTTATGAAAAATTCGCATCTGTCGTAGGACAGGATAATATTGATAAGGTTAACGCCCTAAAAAAATAG
- a CDS encoding response regulator codes for MNPIKVMIVEDDAKIADLHRRFTEKVEGFEVVAIAQGLDDAKEMIEIFEPDLILLDLYFPEGTSLEMLREIRTKGLETDVILITAAREMGPLKEALRGGVFDYIIKPVILDRFKACLFRFGKYHSRLRNPETLEQKDVDSMRHPSSSASAVTPSEDLPKGIDPLTLKKVQDVFKDPDIENGLGAEDVGSLIGASRSTTRRYLEYLVSVGFIYPDLVYGTVGRPERKYFRN; via the coding sequence ATGAACCCGATCAAAGTCATGATTGTTGAAGATGATGCTAAAATAGCTGATCTTCATCGTAGATTTACCGAAAAGGTAGAGGGTTTTGAAGTCGTTGCCATTGCGCAGGGGCTTGATGACGCTAAAGAAATGATCGAAATATTCGAGCCTGATCTGATTTTGCTGGACCTATATTTCCCTGAAGGAACAAGTCTCGAGATGCTGCGAGAAATACGTACGAAAGGACTCGAAACTGATGTGATATTAATCACTGCTGCACGTGAAATGGGGCCACTTAAAGAGGCTCTGCGTGGGGGAGTTTTTGATTATATAATAAAGCCTGTTATTCTTGACAGGTTTAAAGCGTGCCTCTTCAGATTTGGAAAATATCACAGCCGTTTGCGTAATCCTGAAACGCTCGAGCAGAAAGATGTCGATAGCATGCGGCATCCTTCTTCATCTGCCTCAGCTGTAACTCCGTCAGAAGATTTACCGAAAGGCATAGATCCGCTCACCCTTAAAAAAGTACAGGATGTATTTAAAGATCCTGATATTGAAAACGGTTTAGGTGCCGAGGATGTTGGTTCGTTGATCGGAGCAAGCAGGTCTACCACACGTCGTTATCTTGAATATCTAGTGTCAGTCGGTTTCATATATCCTGATTTAGTATACGGAACAGTCGGTCGGCCCGAGCGAAAATATTTCCGTAATTAG
- a CDS encoding ATP-binding protein has product MKKLKFLDFIKPKTIQLYLVYMVTGMVLVQIGITWFLVSDLTSNILKEQIGLRALQTSQAVAEVPMIREMLLKKDPEGQIQAMAEDIRLKIGATFVVVGDSAGIRYSHPVPERIGKYFVGGDTGPVLMEGKSYVSEAVGTLGPSIRSFVPVFGAPSEIIGFVSVGYLTENVQKNIAAHLDRPLWFVLGLTLIGFFSTAYISRHLKKVTLNLEPAEITNLYLERGAVLETIREGVIATDHRGEIRLANKAALKYTCFNSAELVGKMIGDVIPCAGLNYALTTGEGEYDQERIVNGQELIFNIVPVLQGGEIKGLVASFRRKDELDRIAHELSSIQEYSELLRGQTHEYSNKLHTIAGLIQIEAYQEALDLVTCESSGYEDLIMFLNKAIPHPVIAAIVLGKFNRAKELKVQFDVDREGTMVDVPDWIKQEKIVTIVGNLLDNAFEAVLGCDKVDCKVQLSFTDLGNDIVFEVEDSGPGIPPDQIDHIFEKGISSKGTGRRGLGLYLVKQRLDELGGFVSVSSDGSEGTLFSVIIPKIRRSGI; this is encoded by the coding sequence ATGAAAAAATTAAAATTTCTTGATTTTATAAAGCCGAAAACAATCCAGTTATATCTTGTTTACATGGTAACCGGAATGGTTTTGGTCCAGATCGGTATCACATGGTTTCTAGTCTCGGATCTCACTTCTAATATTCTTAAGGAGCAGATAGGACTTCGTGCCTTGCAGACTTCGCAAGCTGTAGCCGAGGTCCCTATGATTCGTGAAATGTTGCTCAAAAAAGATCCTGAAGGCCAAATTCAGGCTATGGCTGAAGATATCCGTCTCAAAATCGGGGCAACCTTTGTTGTTGTAGGGGATTCAGCGGGGATTCGTTATTCTCATCCTGTTCCCGAAAGGATCGGTAAATATTTTGTGGGCGGCGATACCGGGCCGGTCTTAATGGAAGGTAAGTCGTATGTTTCGGAGGCGGTCGGAACTCTCGGGCCTTCGATTCGTAGTTTCGTGCCTGTATTTGGTGCCCCTTCAGAGATTATAGGTTTTGTATCAGTCGGATATCTCACTGAAAATGTTCAAAAAAATATTGCAGCACATCTGGATAGACCTTTATGGTTTGTTTTGGGTTTGACTCTGATTGGTTTTTTCAGCACCGCATATATTTCCCGTCATTTAAAAAAGGTTACTCTTAACCTTGAACCTGCTGAAATTACGAATCTTTACCTCGAGCGCGGGGCCGTTCTGGAGACAATCCGTGAGGGTGTTATCGCTACTGATCATAGGGGTGAAATCCGGCTGGCAAATAAAGCCGCGTTAAAATATACCTGTTTTAATTCAGCTGAACTTGTCGGTAAAATGATAGGTGATGTAATTCCCTGTGCGGGACTTAATTACGCTCTTACAACCGGTGAAGGTGAATACGATCAGGAACGGATTGTTAACGGGCAGGAGCTTATTTTCAACATTGTACCGGTGTTGCAGGGCGGCGAGATTAAAGGTCTTGTTGCAAGTTTCCGCCGTAAAGATGAGCTGGATAGAATCGCGCATGAGCTGTCCAGTATTCAGGAATATTCCGAACTTTTGCGCGGCCAGACTCACGAATATTCTAATAAGCTGCACACCATTGCCGGGCTTATTCAAATAGAAGCATATCAGGAAGCTCTCGATTTGGTAACGTGCGAATCTTCCGGTTACGAAGACCTCATCATGTTTCTTAATAAAGCAATTCCGCATCCTGTCATTGCTGCAATTGTTCTGGGTAAATTTAATAGAGCCAAAGAGCTTAAGGTTCAGTTTGATGTTGATCGTGAAGGCACTATGGTCGATGTTCCCGATTGGATTAAACAGGAAAAAATTGTTACCATTGTAGGCAACTTACTTGATAATGCTTTCGAGGCAGTACTTGGATGCGATAAAGTCGATTGCAAGGTACAGCTTTCCTTCACTGACCTTGGAAATGATATTGTTTTTGAAGTTGAAGATTCAGGTCCGGGAATACCGCCGGATCAGATTGATCATATTTTTGAGAAAGGTATTTCTTCGAAAGGGACAGGCAGGCGCGGGCTGGGGCTTTATCTGGTCAAGCAGCGACTCGATGAGCTGGGAGGTTTTGTCTCGGTTTCATCTGATGGATCAGAAGGAACTTTGTTCTCTGTAATCATTCCTAAAATCAGGCGTAGTGGAATATGA
- a CDS encoding class I SAM-dependent methyltransferase, translated as MNIPFPKESFTPINDIILQSVTAPAIIEAIKIKMFDVLENQEKSLDDLAQEFGFIPYKLETVLNLLEVRGLVEKRDEKYSNSKIASEFLVSTAPLYQGLAAIVSMGFCETVNSSLGEMLKKDKQERKDTDKKWSTEEAMEGTAQNAVAGGLQKAVEIISELPDFNSFKLMADLGGNHGTYTMSILDKNPDLAGIICDLPKVADVAEKRCAQMGYAGRITGYGVDLRTGALPDEKFDLILTSHFLYSCQDNLEPLFEKINQALLPGGWFVAHHHAHRGSDMSKETVVALEMMTRLCGYFSHFIEAEVLETKLAASGFGNFQQKWTDHDNGLLLFAAQKEK; from the coding sequence ATGAATATTCCGTTCCCTAAAGAAAGTTTTACACCGATCAATGATATTATTCTTCAAAGTGTTACTGCTCCGGCAATAATTGAAGCCATAAAAATAAAGATGTTCGACGTCTTGGAAAACCAAGAGAAATCGTTGGATGATCTGGCTCAGGAGTTTGGATTTATCCCTTATAAATTAGAGACAGTATTGAACTTGCTTGAAGTTCGTGGGCTTGTCGAAAAAAGAGATGAGAAATATTCAAATTCAAAAATAGCATCAGAATTTTTAGTAAGCACAGCACCACTTTATCAAGGGTTGGCAGCCATAGTGTCCATGGGGTTTTGCGAGACAGTGAATAGTTCACTGGGAGAAATGTTAAAAAAAGATAAACAAGAACGTAAAGATACTGATAAAAAGTGGTCAACAGAAGAAGCGATGGAAGGAACAGCTCAGAATGCTGTTGCCGGTGGATTGCAAAAAGCTGTGGAAATTATAAGCGAGTTGCCCGATTTTAATTCTTTTAAGTTGATGGCAGACCTTGGTGGTAATCACGGAACATATACAATGTCGATACTTGATAAAAACCCTGATTTAGCCGGAATTATTTGTGATTTACCTAAGGTTGCCGATGTAGCCGAAAAAAGATGTGCACAGATGGGATATGCTGGACGAATCACAGGATATGGCGTGGATTTGCGTACAGGCGCACTGCCGGATGAAAAATTTGACCTTATTTTAACATCCCATTTTTTGTATTCTTGTCAGGACAACCTGGAACCGCTGTTTGAAAAAATAAATCAGGCATTGCTTCCGGGCGGGTGGTTTGTAGCCCATCATCATGCTCATCGGGGTAGTGATATGTCCAAAGAAACAGTTGTTGCGTTAGAAATGATGACAAGACTTTGTGGATATTTTTCGCATTTTATAGAGGCCGAAGTTTTGGAAACAAAATTAGCAGCTAGCGGTTTTGGAAATTTTCAGCAAAAATGGACTGATCATGATAATGGATTGTTGCTCTTCGCAGCTCAAAAGGAAAAATAA
- a CDS encoding MarR family winged helix-turn-helix transcriptional regulator: MRKVKDVIPNMCSLGKVLSQYTMVAQKSFDFGIGMQLYPAEIHTLSTVERLGGGGVTEIAHESGVTKGAVSQLISKLVKKELCVKEKDPENGARVVIKLTALGKIAVDNHYNFHLEHDRVFLEYLRSMDDEKLQVFDDICRNMNKWMDNYLK, from the coding sequence ATGCGCAAAGTTAAAGATGTAATTCCGAATATGTGTTCACTGGGTAAAGTTCTGTCCCAATATACAATGGTTGCACAGAAATCTTTTGATTTCGGGATAGGCATGCAGTTGTATCCTGCCGAAATCCACACACTTTCAACTGTAGAAAGGCTTGGCGGGGGCGGAGTTACCGAGATTGCTCATGAATCCGGCGTTACTAAAGGGGCTGTCTCGCAGTTAATATCTAAACTGGTGAAGAAAGAACTTTGCGTGAAGGAGAAAGATCCCGAAAACGGGGCGCGTGTGGTTATCAAACTGACCGCTCTCGGCAAGATTGCTGTAGACAATCATTATAATTTTCACCTTGAGCATGATCGCGTTTTTTTGGAATATTTGAGATCTATGGATGATGAAAAACTTCAGGTATTTGATGATATCTGTCGTAATATGAATAAGTGGATGGATAATTATTTGAAGTAA
- a CDS encoding alpha/beta hydrolase, with the protein MGKSKYNQVKSTVATCVATLFIALFFCSSTFASNPEPEFPIADPFKATIFGTPRDLVQTFPEPVKTEECEIVIEDRRIPDIFWYNEDFYYTTAMQKEEAPLLFIIAGTGSEHDSTKMKFLTQLFYQAGFHVVALSSPTHMNFIVSASRYAAPGYAPNDVEDLYRVMKWIKNNLEEDHKISGYNVTGYSLGAMHSAFIANLDETRKDFSFDKVLMINPPVSLYTSALRFDSWLSPENLGDKKPREVIDELIHAFSEMYLHTDITDFDDNFLYGLSQHTHFSEMDLRAIIAASFRLSSANMLFTSDVCINAGYIVPVSKTLSTGDNLLPYTRVATAITFETYINEYLLPYQQFITPGITKEELIRRCSLKSIEEYLATSQKIFVLGNSDDIILDESEVNFLRKTFGERAVFFPRGGHCGNIMFKPFAAKAQEMLK; encoded by the coding sequence ATGGGTAAAAGTAAATATAATCAAGTAAAATCAACTGTAGCAACATGTGTTGCAACACTCTTTATAGCACTGTTTTTTTGCTCTTCCACTTTTGCCTCTAATCCTGAACCAGAATTCCCGATAGCCGATCCTTTCAAGGCTACTATTTTCGGAACACCCCGTGACCTCGTACAGACATTCCCTGAACCGGTTAAAACCGAGGAATGTGAAATTGTAATAGAAGATCGCAGAATTCCAGATATTTTCTGGTACAATGAAGACTTCTACTACACTACCGCCATGCAGAAAGAAGAAGCTCCGCTCCTCTTCATCATCGCAGGAACTGGCTCAGAGCACGACTCAACGAAAATGAAATTTTTGACTCAGCTTTTTTATCAAGCCGGATTTCATGTTGTTGCCCTTTCATCTCCCACTCATATGAATTTTATTGTCAGCGCATCCAGATATGCCGCACCGGGTTATGCTCCAAATGATGTTGAAGATTTATACAGGGTCATGAAATGGATAAAAAACAACCTCGAAGAAGACCATAAAATCAGCGGCTACAACGTTACAGGGTATAGCCTCGGGGCTATGCACTCAGCCTTTATTGCTAATCTGGACGAAACACGCAAAGATTTCTCCTTTGACAAAGTTCTGATGATCAACCCGCCTGTAAGCCTCTACACCTCGGCATTGCGCTTTGATTCATGGCTGAGTCCTGAAAACCTCGGTGACAAAAAACCACGCGAAGTAATCGACGAGCTGATTCATGCTTTTTCAGAAATGTATCTGCATACTGACATAACCGACTTCGATGATAACTTTCTATATGGACTTTCGCAGCATACTCATTTTTCAGAAATGGACCTTCGAGCCATCATTGCCGCGTCATTCAGACTTAGTTCTGCCAACATGCTTTTCACCTCGGATGTATGTATAAATGCCGGATATATTGTCCCTGTCAGCAAAACATTATCTACCGGTGACAACCTGCTGCCCTACACTCGAGTAGCTACCGCCATCACTTTTGAAACCTATATAAATGAGTACCTGCTGCCGTATCAGCAATTCATTACTCCCGGCATAACAAAAGAAGAGCTTATCCGCCGTTGCAGCCTGAAAAGCATTGAAGAGTATCTTGCTACCTCCCAAAAGATTTTTGTGCTCGGTAATTCGGACGATATCATTCTTGATGAAAGTGAAGTAAATTTCCTGCGTAAAACATTCGGAGAACGAGCTGTATTTTTCCCGCGCGGCGGACACTGCGGTAACATCATGTTCAAACCTTTTGCGGCTAAAGCGCAGGAGATGCTGAAATGA
- a CDS encoding MlaA family lipoprotein translates to MMNTTIKYVMVLCLFLLIPSCATIKKEAPDMTLPPTGFMTPVSHAPTPTNIMRKEADLEFLDVYDPWDAMNRNIYSFNAQFDRAIYIPAVNIYTTVLPKPVRKGVTNAVNNLNEVNVILNSSLQGRGEKVLRSFYRLLLNSTFGILGIMDVADDWGIKRVVTSTADTLGVWGMGPGPYVVLPLFGPSSVRDSAGLAGDSALLWVQMNYVYDILGVKEGRTLIGAGEATIRGLNLRSKVPFRYYQTGSPFEYDLVRFLYSTKRELDIEKQ, encoded by the coding sequence ATGATGAATACTACTATAAAATATGTGATGGTCCTTTGCCTGTTCCTGCTTATTCCATCCTGCGCTACCATAAAAAAAGAAGCCCCGGATATGACACTGCCCCCCACTGGTTTTATGACTCCAGTGTCACACGCTCCGACACCGACCAACATCATGCGCAAAGAAGCGGATTTAGAATTTCTTGATGTCTACGATCCGTGGGATGCAATGAACCGCAATATTTATTCTTTCAACGCTCAATTTGACCGGGCAATATATATCCCTGCGGTCAATATATACACAACCGTTCTGCCTAAACCGGTTCGCAAAGGCGTAACCAACGCCGTAAATAACCTGAATGAAGTAAATGTAATCCTTAACAGCTCGTTGCAAGGACGGGGTGAAAAAGTTTTAAGATCTTTTTACCGTTTGCTCCTCAACTCAACATTCGGAATTCTCGGCATTATGGATGTAGCTGATGACTGGGGAATCAAAAGGGTTGTAACGAGCACAGCAGATACTCTGGGAGTGTGGGGAATGGGTCCCGGACCATATGTAGTGCTGCCACTCTTCGGCCCCTCCAGTGTGCGTGATTCCGCCGGACTTGCCGGAGACTCTGCCCTGCTGTGGGTACAGATGAATTATGTTTATGACATCCTGGGCGTAAAAGAAGGTAGAACACTCATAGGAGCAGGTGAAGCCACAATCCGTGGACTCAACCTGCGCTCAAAGGTCCCCTTCCGGTACTATCAGACAGGTTCACCCTTCGAATATGACCTAGTGCGCTTTCTCTATTCGACAAAGCGTGAACTGGATATTGAAAAGCAGTAA
- a CDS encoding DMT family transporter yields MKIIMIGILAAFFFSTTFVLNRAMSLDGGHWVWSASLRYFWMLGFLSVGLFALRRKLFIESLKLYIRHWVFWTVAGGIGFGLFYALISFSASYAPGWVVAATWQTTILATPIVLLLFGKKIPLRAMFLTLIIFAGVLLVNLERAGVNPLNEILLGAIPVFIAAFAYPFGNQLVWEARQGGVRFIPHLDSPAMDDPFCRVLLLTLGSLPLWGVLIAVFSPPAPAMNQIVNTALVAVFSGVAATSLFLYIRHKARSAAELAAADCTQSMEVVFSLLGEVLLLGGALPGALGWAGIALTMLGLALYIRVQNVR; encoded by the coding sequence ATGAAAATTATAATGATAGGAATTTTAGCTGCATTTTTTTTCAGTACGACTTTTGTTCTGAACCGGGCGATGAGCCTTGACGGTGGGCACTGGGTCTGGTCTGCAAGTTTGCGCTATTTCTGGATGCTCGGTTTTTTGTCAGTGGGGCTTTTTGCTTTACGCAGGAAATTGTTCATTGAATCCCTGAAACTGTATATCCGCCACTGGGTGTTTTGGACCGTTGCCGGCGGGATTGGTTTCGGGCTTTTTTACGCTTTAATATCATTCAGCGCCTCTTATGCTCCCGGATGGGTGGTCGCCGCAACATGGCAGACAACTATTCTTGCCACGCCGATAGTCTTACTTTTATTCGGTAAAAAGATTCCGCTGCGGGCCATGTTTTTGACCTTGATAATTTTTGCGGGAGTATTGCTCGTAAATTTAGAAAGGGCAGGAGTGAATCCGTTAAATGAAATTTTACTGGGCGCAATTCCTGTTTTTATAGCTGCTTTTGCTTACCCGTTTGGTAATCAGCTAGTGTGGGAAGCGCGGCAGGGTGGTGTGCGTTTTATACCGCACCTTGATAGTCCCGCCATGGATGATCCGTTTTGTAGGGTACTGCTTTTAACGCTTGGTTCACTTCCATTATGGGGTGTGCTGATAGCTGTTTTTTCCCCGCCTGCGCCAGCAATGAATCAGATTGTTAACACTGCTCTGGTTGCCGTCTTTTCCGGTGTTGCAGCAACAAGTCTGTTTCTTTATATCCGCCATAAAGCCCGTTCTGCGGCAGAACTTGCTGCGGCAGATTGTACTCAGTCTATGGAAGTGGTTTTTTCTCTGCTCGGAGAAGTTTTGCTGCTTGGCGGGGCTTTGCCAGGAGCATTAGGCTGGGCGGGTATTGCGCTCACTATGCTGGGATTGGCTCTTTATATTCGAGTTCAGAACGTCAGATAA